One Deinococcus planocerae DNA segment encodes these proteins:
- a CDS encoding L-lactate dehydrogenase yields the protein MKVGVVGAGLVGATAAYALTLRGSCSDLVLVDKDEKRAQAEAQDIAHAAPVSHGTRVTSGGYAALADCRVVVIAAGANQQPGESRLDLLDKNAAIFREVVPQVAGHAPEAVLLIATNPVDALTDLATRLAPGHAVLGSGTVLDSARFRHLIAQHAGVDPTHVHGYVLGEHGDSEVLAWSTATVAGLPVEDFMRARGLEWTGEVRAAIDAGTRDAAAEIIEGKRATYYGIGAALARIAEAILGDRRSILTVSAPTEPFGVSLSVPRIVGARGVEDTLIPPLPPEEQGALEASAGVLRETGARLG from the coding sequence GTGAAAGTCGGCGTGGTGGGCGCGGGGCTCGTCGGGGCGACCGCCGCCTACGCCCTCACGCTGCGGGGCTCGTGCAGCGACCTCGTTCTGGTGGACAAGGACGAGAAACGCGCCCAGGCCGAGGCGCAGGACATCGCTCACGCCGCGCCCGTCAGCCACGGCACCCGGGTCACGAGCGGCGGGTACGCGGCCCTCGCGGACTGCCGGGTCGTCGTGATCGCCGCCGGGGCGAACCAGCAGCCGGGGGAGAGCCGCCTCGACCTCCTGGACAAGAACGCCGCGATCTTCCGGGAGGTCGTCCCGCAGGTCGCGGGACACGCGCCGGAGGCTGTCCTCCTGATCGCCACCAACCCGGTAGACGCGCTCACCGACCTCGCCACCCGCCTCGCGCCGGGGCACGCGGTGCTGGGCTCGGGGACGGTGCTCGACTCGGCGCGCTTCCGGCACCTGATCGCGCAGCACGCCGGGGTGGACCCCACCCACGTCCACGGCTACGTCCTCGGCGAGCACGGCGACAGCGAGGTGCTGGCCTGGAGCACGGCCACGGTGGCGGGCCTGCCCGTGGAGGACTTCATGCGGGCGCGCGGGCTGGAGTGGACGGGGGAGGTGCGGGCCGCGATCGACGCGGGCACCCGCGACGCCGCCGCCGAGATCATCGAGGGCAAGCGCGCGACCTACTACGGCATCGGGGCGGCCCTGGCCCGCATCGCCGAAGCGATCCTGGGAGACCGCCGCTCCATCCTGACGGTGAGTGCCCCCACCGAGCCCTTCGGCGTGAGCCTGAGCGTGCCGCGCATCGTGGGCGCGCGGGGTGTGGAAGACACCCTGATCCCGCCCCTCCCGCCGGAGGAGCAGGGGGCGCTGGAGGCGAGCGCGGGGGTGCTGCGCGAGACGGGGGCGCGGCTGGGCTGA
- a CDS encoding universal stress protein — MTERLIFTAGTGPEATGREEQAAPGTSASFGRILVGIDFSRASEHALGVARTRFPGAQFRLAHVTDARVTATPDLGGGLTPALPDPGLLHTLEDTDAGRLARMLREGEDTAQLVGDPVTGLLEAAREWGADLIVVGTHTRGAIEQFFVGSTAQKVVARSPVPVLTVRLPGGRA, encoded by the coding sequence ATGACAGAACGCCTGATTTTCACGGCAGGGACGGGACCGGAGGCCACGGGGAGAGAGGAGCAGGCGGCGCCGGGCACCTCCGCCTCCTTTGGCCGCATCCTGGTCGGGATCGACTTCTCGCGGGCCTCGGAGCACGCGTTAGGGGTGGCGCGGACGCGCTTTCCGGGAGCGCAGTTCCGGCTGGCGCACGTGACCGACGCGCGGGTCACGGCGACGCCCGACCTGGGGGGCGGCCTGACCCCGGCGCTGCCCGACCCCGGCCTATTGCACACGCTGGAGGACACCGACGCGGGGCGCCTCGCGCGGATGCTGCGGGAAGGTGAGGACACCGCGCAGCTCGTGGGCGACCCGGTGACCGGGCTGCTGGAGGCCGCGCGGGAGTGGGGGGCCGACCTGATCGTGGTGGGCACCCACACGCGCGGGGCCATTGAGCAATTTTTCGTGGGCAGCACGGCGCAAAAGGTCGTGGCGCGCAGCCCGGTGCCGGTGCTCACCGTGCGGTTGCCGGGAGGCCGCGCGTGA
- a CDS encoding MBL fold metallo-hydrolase yields MHLRSLGAALTVTGSAHLLHMGGGRVLIDCGLFQGEGALEARNREDFGFDPRDLDAVILTHAHLDHVGRLPLLVRRGYRGPVYCTPPTAVLAETVLLDSARLQVEASRQEVRRARREGGEPGGEEPLYDEDDVHRALALLRPTLHFGQSVQVGPLRVTPQRAGHILGSAYLLIEAGGERLIMTGDLGHRGGGLQPDFTPPPPADAVVIETTYAGHLHRPRPATLAEFAGALRQSVRAGGKILIPSFAIERAQVILYTLRGLMDSGEVPRVPVFLDSPMAARATEAYFRFADELIPPLRGAVARGEDPFRPSTLHVVLTGEESRRLNRYDGPAIILAGNGMMTGGRIGHHLRHHLWKPGTSLVVVSYQPPGTLGGQLVSGAATVPLLGEDIPVRARIHTLGGFSAHADQTDLLAFLGTTGTPRVWLVHGEERVMQAFVPVLAGRGLTGNLMPDGEEVDLLSTTFPGGRPLSVTPGGEEVREGVGGE; encoded by the coding sequence ATGCACCTTCGGAGTCTGGGGGCGGCCCTGACCGTCACGGGGAGCGCGCACCTGCTGCACATGGGCGGCGGGCGGGTGCTGATCGACTGCGGGCTCTTCCAGGGCGAGGGGGCGCTCGAAGCCCGCAACCGCGAGGACTTCGGCTTCGACCCGCGCGACCTCGACGCGGTGATCCTGACCCACGCGCATCTCGACCATGTGGGGCGCCTGCCCCTGCTCGTGCGCCGGGGCTACCGGGGACCCGTGTACTGCACCCCGCCGACGGCGGTGCTCGCCGAGACGGTCCTGCTCGACTCCGCCCGTCTCCAGGTCGAGGCCTCCCGCCAGGAGGTGCGCCGCGCCCGCCGGGAGGGGGGAGAGCCGGGAGGAGAAGAGCCCCTCTACGACGAGGACGACGTTCACCGTGCCCTCGCCCTCCTGCGCCCCACCCTGCACTTCGGGCAGAGCGTCCAGGTCGGGCCGCTGAGGGTCACGCCGCAGCGGGCCGGGCACATCCTGGGAAGCGCGTACCTGCTGATCGAGGCGGGAGGCGAGCGCTTGATCATGACGGGCGACCTCGGTCACCGGGGGGGCGGGCTGCAACCCGACTTCACGCCGCCGCCCCCCGCCGACGCGGTGGTGATCGAGACCACCTACGCGGGGCACCTCCACCGCCCCCGGCCCGCCACCCTCGCCGAGTTCGCGGGGGCGCTGCGCCAGAGCGTCCGCGCGGGCGGCAAGATCCTGATTCCCAGCTTCGCCATCGAGCGCGCCCAGGTCATCCTCTACACCCTGCGCGGGCTGATGGATTCCGGCGAGGTGCCCCGCGTCCCGGTCTTCCTCGACTCGCCGATGGCGGCGCGCGCCACCGAGGCCTACTTCCGGTTCGCGGACGAGCTGATCCCGCCCCTGCGGGGGGCCGTGGCCCGGGGCGAGGACCCCTTCCGCCCCTCGACCCTGCACGTGGTCCTCACCGGGGAGGAGTCCAGGCGCCTGAACCGCTACGACGGCCCCGCGATCATCCTGGCGGGCAACGGCATGATGACGGGGGGCCGCATTGGGCACCACCTCCGCCACCACCTGTGGAAGCCCGGCACCAGCCTCGTCGTCGTGAGCTACCAGCCCCCCGGCACCCTGGGGGGCCAGCTCGTGTCGGGCGCGGCCACCGTCCCTCTCCTCGGTGAGGACATCCCCGTGCGCGCCCGCATCCACACCCTCGGCGGCTTCAGCGCCCACGCCGACCAGACCGACCTCCTCGCCTTCCTGGGCACCACCGGCACCCCCCGCGTCTGGCTCGTCCACGGCGAGGAGCGCGTCATGCAGGCTTTCGTGCCCGTCCTCGCCGGGCGCGGCCTGACGGGCAACCTGATGCCGGACGGGGAGGAGGTGGACCTGCTCTCCACCACCTTTCCGGGTGGCCGTCCCCTGAGCGTGACCCCGGGCGGGGAAGAGGTGCGGGAAGGTGTGGGGGGAGAGTAG
- a CDS encoding 3'-5' exonuclease, whose translation MTEPASPPALAALTQPIIFVDTETGGRDPLRHPLLTVGLVTLTPQGEVTRPLHLRVRHERYDVEEEAMSVNGIDLEAHHAAAQPPGEVAQAVRRYAGEVGRVMLGGHNLHFDTGFLRTLLPDLGGVFRRGRVDTKLSAQFLIHAGLLPRKVGTPLDQLAGHFGFEYRAHDALEDAVVTARVYAALLRLTAR comes from the coding sequence ATGACCGAGCCTGCCTCCCCCCCGGCCCTCGCGGCCCTGACCCAGCCGATCATCTTCGTGGACACTGAGACGGGCGGGCGCGATCCCCTGCGCCATCCCCTGCTCACGGTCGGGCTGGTCACGCTGACCCCGCAGGGAGAGGTCACCCGGCCCCTGCACCTGCGCGTGCGCCACGAGCGGTACGACGTGGAGGAAGAGGCGATGTCGGTGAACGGCATCGACCTGGAGGCCCACCACGCCGCCGCGCAGCCGCCGGGGGAGGTCGCGCAGGCGGTGAGGCGCTACGCCGGGGAGGTCGGAAGGGTCATGCTGGGCGGGCACAACCTGCACTTCGACACCGGCTTCTTGCGGACGCTGCTGCCGGACCTGGGGGGCGTGTTCCGGCGGGGGCGGGTGGACACGAAGCTCAGCGCGCAGTTTCTGATTCACGCGGGGTTGCTGCCGAGGAAGGTGGGGACGCCGCTTGACCAGCTTGCCGGGCACTTCGGGTTCGAGTACCGGGCGCATGACGCGCTGGAGGATGCGGTGGTGACGGCCCGGGTGTACGCGGCGTTGTTGCGGTTGACGGCGCGGTGA